A genomic region of Pelodiscus sinensis isolate JC-2024 chromosome 1, ASM4963464v1, whole genome shotgun sequence contains the following coding sequences:
- the LOC102448388 gene encoding G-protein coupled receptor 183-like → MTFATDGSVVKMVTIVTPFTTLQTNTCDLYEHQNTARILLPVFYIFILIFGVLGNGLALLVIYKNRRKINSTTLYSTNLVLSDILFTTALPTRIIYYALGFHWPFGEIFCRLTALIFYINTYAGVNFMTCLSIDRFIAVVHPFRYNKIRRIENAKYICIFVWCLVFSQTLPLLIHSMSNEETERTTCMEYPNFEKIEHLPWILLGACLIGYIIPLGIILFCYSQISCKLFQTAKENPLTEKSGINKKAINTIIFVIVAFVICFTPYHIAIIQYMVKKLQYNPLCGEQQTFQKSLHYTVFLMNFNCCMDPFIYFFACKGYKRRIMKILKRQVSVSVSSAVRSAHEESSREMVETNMTILQKPSNGKL, encoded by the coding sequence ATGACTTTTGCTACAGATGGATCAGTTGTGAAAATGGTCACCATCGTCACACCTTTTACAACTCTGCAGACAAACACCTGCGACTTGTATGAACATCAAAATACAGCAAGGATTTTACTGCCGGTGTTTTacatctttattttaatttttggtgTGCTTGGAAATGGACTTGCCCTCCTTGTCATttataaaaacagaagaaaaattaaCTCTACCACCCTCTACTCCACAAATCTTGTGCTCTCAGACATTCTTTTTACTACTGCCCTGCCTACACGAATAATTTACTATGCATTAGGATTTCATTGGCCATTTGGAGAAATATTTTGCAGACTAACTGCTCTCATATTTTACATCAATACATATGCAGGTGTAAACTTTATGACTTGTTTGAGTATTGACAGGTTTATTGCTGTAGTCCACCCTTTCCGATACAACAAAATCAGAAGAATTGAAAATGCCaagtatatttgcatatttgtctgGTGTCTTGTATTTAGccaaacacttccattgcttataCATTCCATGTCAAATGAGGAGACCGAAAGGACTACATGCATGGAATATCCAAACTTTGAAAAAATTGAGCATCTACCATGGATACTTCTTGGTGCCTGTTTAATAGGGTACATCATTCCTCTTGGAATTATACTATTTTGTTATTCACAAATTAGTTGCAAACTTTTTCAAACTGCTAAGGAAAACCCATTAACTGAAAAATCAGGGATAAACAAAAAGGCCATCAAcacaattatttttgtaattgttGCGTTTGTCATCTGTTTTACTCCATATCACATTGCAATTATCCAATACATGGTCAAGAAGCTTCAATATAATCCTTTGTGCGGTGAGCAGCAAACTTTTCAGAAGTCTCTCCATTACACTGTGTTTCTGATGAATTTTAACTGCTGCATGGATCCTTTCATCTATTTCTTTGCATGTAAAGGATACAAGAGGAGGATAATGAAAATACTGAAACGTCAAGTTAGTGTATCAGTTTCAAGTGCTGTTAGATCAGCTCATGAAGAAAGTTCACGTGAGATGGTAGAAACAAACATGACTATACTTCAAAAACCTTCAAATGGAAAGTTATAA